The Desulfovibrio litoralis DSM 11393 genome includes a window with the following:
- the coaD gene encoding pantetheine-phosphate adenylyltransferase, whose amino-acid sequence MDKTDAYTLNTDFDEEVEQVIQPKIAVYPGTFDPMTMGHVSLIKRACQIFDRVIVAVAYDTPKNPLFSVEERVSMAKEVFVHTPKVSVESFSGLLVDYVDSKGANVIIRGLRAVSDFEYEFQLALMNRKMKKHIQTLFLMTDYQWLYISSTIVKGAASLGGDIKGLVPDSVYKRLREKYGLPYPLNLNELSKD is encoded by the coding sequence ATGGACAAAACAGACGCATACACCTTAAATACAGACTTTGACGAAGAAGTTGAGCAAGTGATTCAACCAAAAATTGCCGTATATCCGGGAACTTTTGATCCTATGACAATGGGGCACGTCAGCTTGATTAAACGTGCTTGCCAGATTTTTGATCGTGTAATTGTTGCTGTTGCTTATGATACGCCAAAAAATCCGCTGTTTAGCGTTGAAGAACGTGTGAGTATGGCGAAAGAAGTCTTTGTTCATACCCCTAAAGTAAGCGTAGAATCATTTTCAGGACTTTTGGTCGATTATGTGGACAGTAAGGGGGCAAACGTCATTATCAGGGGTTTAAGGGCGGTCTCTGATTTTGAATATGAATTCCAACTTGCCTTGATGAATAGAAAAATGAAAAAACATATTCAAACCTTGTTTTTAATGACAGACTACCAATGGCTTTATATTAGCTCGACAATAGTCAAGGGGGCTGCCAGTTTAGGTGGAGACATAAAAGGGCTTGTGCCTGATTCTGTTTATAAACGATTAAGGGAAAAATACGGTTTGCCTTATCCTTTAAACTTAAATGAGCTTTCAAAAGATTAA
- the rsmD gene encoding 16S rRNA (guanine(966)-N(2))-methyltransferase RsmD, with protein MRILAGEFRGRKLKTVEALKIDGYRPAMSKVREALFSMLEARGIDWASTRALDLFAGSGSLAFESLSRGARDALCVESNPKAAALIQENARLLGLEQQRLQVANQDVGRFLGRKALASHDLIFIDPPYGSDYVLPCIKAILKQNWLSEQGFLTIELESRPAPGKGFNMDKVPSELTLEVDRNYGQTRVVIWTKQTHTP; from the coding sequence ATGAGAATATTAGCCGGCGAATTTCGCGGCAGAAAGTTGAAAACAGTCGAAGCCCTTAAAATAGATGGCTATCGTCCCGCTATGTCAAAAGTTCGAGAAGCTTTGTTTTCCATGCTTGAGGCAAGAGGGATAGATTGGGCGTCAACGAGGGCTTTAGACCTTTTTGCAGGCAGTGGCAGTTTAGCTTTTGAATCTTTAAGCCGTGGAGCAAGAGATGCTCTTTGTGTGGAATCAAACCCTAAGGCTGCGGCTTTAATTCAAGAAAATGCTCGGCTTTTAGGGCTTGAGCAACAGCGATTACAGGTTGCAAACCAAGATGTGGGGCGTTTTTTAGGGCGTAAGGCTTTGGCTTCGCATGATTTGATTTTTATCGATCCACCTTATGGCAGTGATTATGTACTACCTTGCATAAAAGCGATTTTAAAACAAAACTGGTTAAGTGAACAAGGTTTTTTAACGATAGAGCTTGAATCAAGACCTGCCCCGGGTAAGGGTTTCAATATGGATAAAGTTCCTTCCGAGCTTACCTTGGAAGTCGACCGTAACTATGGACAAACCAGAGTGGTAATATGGACAAAACAGACGCATACACCTTAA
- a CDS encoding MBL fold metallo-hydrolase RNA specificity domain-containing protein has protein sequence MKIKFFGAAQTVTGSCYMFEAAGMRFAIDCGMHQGASQLEKRNFETKEYRASEIDFFLMTHAHIDHSGLLPRMVAEGFKGKIYCTPPTADLMEIMLLDSAHIQEMETKWKNQKKAISGSKLNGLKPLYNEDDVKKTVKLFSSVQFGQKFNPKDNLNISVCYRDAGHILGAAFLELEITENGKSSRLVFSGDLGRKDSLLVHDPEIPQGNFDYLFVESTYGDRNHKNENKSLDELAEAIQYSYHQGGKVIIPAFAVERTQEMIYSLYLLKKQGKLPEDIPVFVDSPLAIRATAIFNKYKSYLDTDTQKLLASGENPLDLPNLRFTQTVKESQMINENNNPAIVISASGMCNAGRIKHHLKHNIWRPESSVVFVGYQGMGTPGRKIVDGAESIRLFNSDIAVKAKIFTIGGFSAHAGQSQIMSWIDSFDNKDMKVILIHGEDKAQAILSQLIKEKLNLPVTIPGYMEELVIESDVPIALKCCPHDQALQTPDWDLLLADASLRLEKIRERMPKISERSVVEQLDLYDRLMEIKNELSNYLRQL, from the coding sequence ATGAAGATAAAATTTTTTGGAGCTGCCCAAACCGTTACTGGTTCTTGTTATATGTTTGAAGCTGCCGGAATGCGTTTTGCGATTGATTGTGGAATGCACCAAGGGGCGAGTCAACTTGAAAAACGTAACTTTGAAACAAAAGAATATCGTGCTTCTGAGATTGACTTTTTTTTAATGACCCATGCTCATATTGACCACTCTGGTCTTTTGCCAAGAATGGTGGCAGAAGGGTTTAAAGGAAAAATCTATTGTACGCCTCCCACAGCAGACTTAATGGAAATAATGCTCCTTGATAGTGCACATATTCAAGAGATGGAAACAAAGTGGAAAAACCAAAAAAAAGCAATCAGCGGTTCTAAATTAAATGGCTTAAAACCATTATATAACGAAGATGATGTAAAAAAAACCGTTAAGTTGTTTTCCTCAGTTCAATTTGGACAAAAGTTTAACCCTAAAGATAATCTAAATATTTCTGTGTGTTATCGAGATGCCGGGCATATTTTGGGTGCGGCTTTTTTAGAACTTGAAATTACCGAAAACGGAAAAAGCTCTCGCTTGGTTTTTTCGGGTGATTTGGGAAGAAAAGACAGCTTGCTTGTGCATGACCCCGAAATTCCGCAGGGGAACTTTGATTATCTGTTTGTAGAATCGACTTATGGCGATCGTAATCATAAAAATGAAAATAAAAGTTTAGATGAATTGGCGGAAGCAATTCAATATAGCTATCACCAAGGCGGAAAAGTAATTATTCCTGCTTTTGCCGTAGAACGTACTCAGGAAATGATATATTCTTTGTACCTTTTAAAAAAACAAGGAAAGTTGCCGGAAGATATACCTGTTTTTGTTGATAGCCCCCTGGCAATTAGGGCAACGGCAATTTTTAATAAATATAAATCTTATTTGGACACCGATACTCAAAAACTCTTGGCATCAGGCGAAAACCCTTTAGATTTACCAAACTTGCGTTTTACCCAAACCGTTAAAGAATCACAAATGATCAACGAAAACAATAATCCGGCTATTGTTATTTCGGCAAGCGGAATGTGTAATGCGGGGCGTATTAAACATCATTTAAAACACAATATTTGGCGACCAGAATCATCGGTTGTATTTGTGGGTTATCAGGGAATGGGAACTCCCGGGCGTAAAATTGTTGACGGAGCGGAAAGCATTAGGCTTTTTAATAGCGATATTGCCGTTAAAGCAAAGATTTTTACGATAGGTGGTTTTTCCGCTCACGCCGGACAAAGCCAGATTATGTCGTGGATAGACAGCTTTGATAATAAAGACATGAAAGTTATTCTTATTCATGGAGAAGATAAAGCACAAGCAATCTTATCTCAATTAATTAAAGAAAAGCTAAACCTACCGGTTACAATTCCCGGTTATATGGAAGAATTGGTGATTGAATCTGATGTGCCGATTGCCCTAAAATGTTGTCCGCACGACCAAGCTTTACAAACGCCTGATTGGGATTTATTATTGGCAGATGCAAGCTTACGACTTGAAAAAATTAGAGAGCGTATGCCAAAAATAAGCGAACGTTCTGTTGTGGAACAGCTCGATCTTTATGACAGATTAATGGAAATAAAAAACGAATTATCTAATTATTTAAGACAATTATAA
- a CDS encoding NAD-dependent epimerase/dehydratase family protein — protein sequence MKVLITGAFGFIGSWLCRYFSEQGHEVIALTSKQRQGENALSKFYKELVTVDITKSPEEIADKLSDNIDCCVHAASFNEHFMPNYPKLALEINGLGTRNILEALRLKGLKNSGHRLGSFIYLSTFHVYGVSSGLVRESDSLNPKNDYALSHLVGEEYCRMFTRRYDMPNIILRLSNGYGAPQNISFNKWYLLLHDLCKEVFNNATLTLKSDPNTKRDFVWLGDICKVIERLSLILPKRYDLFGQSVNLASGKAISIKEVAKEIIEAYACFSGKQALLNELRSSEGSGSLLENKLVIDNLLLRSILDNDFEFKQCIKAEAFETFKFLERYQVS from the coding sequence ATGAAAGTTCTCATTACTGGTGCTTTTGGTTTTATCGGCTCTTGGTTGTGTCGATATTTTAGCGAACAAGGACACGAGGTTATAGCGTTAACGAGTAAACAACGCCAAGGCGAAAACGCATTATCGAAGTTTTACAAAGAGCTTGTAACTGTTGATATTACCAAAAGCCCTGAGGAAATTGCCGATAAATTATCGGATAATATAGACTGCTGTGTGCATGCGGCGAGCTTTAATGAACATTTTATGCCAAATTATCCAAAACTTGCTTTAGAGATAAATGGCTTAGGCACAAGAAATATTTTAGAAGCTTTACGTTTAAAAGGTCTTAAAAATAGCGGGCATAGACTTGGCTCTTTTATTTATCTTTCAACTTTTCATGTTTATGGGGTTTCTTCGGGCTTAGTCAGAGAAAGCGATAGCTTAAACCCTAAAAACGATTATGCTTTGAGTCATTTGGTCGGTGAAGAATATTGTCGTATGTTTACAAGGCGTTATGATATGCCAAATATTATTTTGCGTCTTAGTAACGGTTATGGGGCTCCACAAAATATCTCATTTAACAAATGGTATTTACTGTTGCATGATTTATGTAAAGAAGTCTTTAATAATGCGACTCTTACGCTAAAATCCGATCCGAATACCAAAAGAGATTTTGTTTGGCTCGGGGATATTTGTAAAGTTATTGAAAGGTTATCTTTAATCTTGCCGAAACGTTATGACCTTTTTGGACAGTCTGTTAATCTGGCTTCAGGAAAAGCAATAAGCATTAAAGAGGTTGCGAAAGAGATAATAGAGGCTTATGCTTGTTTTAGTGGAAAACAAGCCCTGTTGAATGAATTACGTTCTTCGGAGGGTTCAGGCTCTTTATTGGAAAACAAGTTAGTTATTGATAACTTATTGTTAAGAAGTATTTTAGACAATGATTTTGAATTTAAACAATGTATTAAAGCTGAGGCTTTTGAAACATTTAAGTTTTTAGAAAGGTATCAAGTTAGTTAA
- a CDS encoding aminopeptidase: MKSLANNPKSAWEIYKTEAEQKSIQELSKKYLTFLSKCKTEREVVNYVKERLNDANFSELSSADNFYLTHHNKTLFAVKKGKLGLEHGVHLIGSHIDSPRLDFKQCPLLEQAQVGQAKTHYYGGIRKYQWLARPLAIHGVVVKTDGTVIDVVLGESEDEPVFTIVDLLPHLASKQNTQSVADAFEAEKLNLVLAHRPLEKLDENAAEADKKEDEQIKDRIKAQILKIFNEKYGITEEDFYSSELEVVPAGSARFVGLDASLIGGYGHDDRICVFASLEAFLSSQEKPTYTQVLMLWDKEEIGSEGSTGAKSAFFEYCMEELIQNTDQKLKLSKVLLKTKAISADVHPAIDPDWQELHEKMNAASLGFGPCFCKFTGHRGKYEANDAHAEYVALMRKIMNENNIPWQMAELGKVDSGGGGTVAMYLAQLGMNIIDFGPPLLSMHSPFELASTVDLYATAKAYAAFYNYDK, translated from the coding sequence ATGAAATCATTAGCTAATAATCCTAAGTCTGCTTGGGAGATATATAAGACCGAGGCTGAGCAAAAAAGTATTCAAGAACTTTCTAAAAAATATCTCACCTTTTTATCAAAATGTAAAACAGAACGTGAAGTTGTAAATTATGTCAAAGAAAGACTCAATGATGCAAATTTCAGCGAACTTTCTTCGGCGGATAATTTTTACCTGACTCATCATAACAAAACCTTGTTTGCTGTAAAAAAAGGTAAGCTTGGATTGGAACACGGAGTTCACCTTATTGGGTCTCATATTGACTCCCCTCGTTTAGATTTTAAACAATGTCCTTTATTGGAACAAGCTCAAGTAGGGCAAGCAAAAACCCATTATTACGGCGGAATCAGAAAGTATCAATGGTTGGCTCGCCCTTTGGCTATTCATGGGGTTGTCGTTAAAACTGATGGAACCGTGATTGATGTTGTTCTTGGTGAATCCGAAGACGAACCGGTTTTTACTATTGTTGATCTTTTGCCCCATTTAGCGTCAAAACAAAACACCCAAAGCGTGGCTGATGCCTTTGAAGCTGAAAAGTTGAACCTCGTTTTGGCACATCGCCCTTTAGAAAAGCTTGATGAAAACGCAGCCGAAGCCGATAAAAAAGAAGATGAACAAATAAAAGATCGTATTAAAGCCCAAATTTTAAAGATATTCAACGAAAAATACGGAATTACCGAAGAAGATTTTTATTCTTCAGAGCTTGAAGTTGTTCCGGCGGGTTCTGCTCGCTTTGTGGGTTTAGATGCTTCTCTTATCGGCGGATATGGGCATGATGACCGTATTTGTGTTTTTGCTTCGCTTGAGGCTTTTTTATCGTCTCAAGAAAAACCGACTTATACCCAAGTTTTGATGCTTTGGGATAAAGAGGAAATCGGGTCTGAGGGGTCAACCGGAGCAAAATCAGCTTTTTTTGAATATTGTATGGAAGAACTCATTCAAAATACAGATCAAAAACTCAAATTGTCAAAGGTCTTGTTAAAAACCAAGGCTATTTCTGCTGATGTTCATCCTGCCATTGACCCTGATTGGCAGGAATTGCACGAAAAAATGAATGCCGCTTCTTTGGGTTTTGGTCCTTGTTTTTGTAAGTTTACGGGACATAGAGGCAAATATGAAGCGAATGACGCCCATGCCGAATATGTTGCATTAATGCGCAAAATTATGAACGAAAATAATATTCCTTGGCAAATGGCGGAACTTGGCAAGGTTGATTCCGGTGGTGGCGGAACCGTTGCGATGTATTTAGCTCAACTTGGCATGAATATTATCGACTTTGGTCCTCCGTTACTCTCCATGCACAGCCCCTTTGAGCTTGCCAGCACGGTTGATTTATATGCAACAGCCAAAGCGTATGCGGCTTTTTATAATTATGACAAATAA